In one window of Carassius auratus strain Wakin chromosome 28, ASM336829v1, whole genome shotgun sequence DNA:
- the LOC113047495 gene encoding tyrosine-protein phosphatase non-receptor type substrate 1-like, with translation MLRVKMFVLMPFLILLLTLDYSKGEVKMLPLVHQTLNCNERTVLQCSVSSSMPLNNVKVFWKKQEERDFECDPESKNNPPGFECNYTEETLTLTISNLTPANMGTYFCCIRTDSGHAKEKIDVSIGQCPGEFSNQMAVPGQVQCSFNGVYPKAMINWYHYDKNLTSNSTTTSLENSDGTFNITSVLNTQDKHKRYNCSLWSLKHGRYSDQEIEVEDQAKSSPVSGISTELCLSWALIFLSLMFSSRACLSL, from the exons ATGCTAAGAGTGAAGATGTTTGTCCTAATGCCATTTTTAATTCTTCTCTTGACATTGGACTATAGCAAAG GTGAAGTAAAGATGCTTCCTTTAGTCCACCAGACATTGAATTGCAACGAGAGGACTGTCTTACAATGCAGTGTCAGCTCATCAATGCCACTGAATAATGTTAAAGTGTTCTGGAAGAAACAAGAGGAGAGAGATTTCGAATGTGATCCAGAATCCAAAAACAACCCTCCAGGATTCGAGTGCAACTACACAGAGGAAACACTGACTTTAACCATCTCAAATCTCACACCAGCAAACATGGGCACGTACTTTTGCTGTATAAGGACAGACTCCggacatgcaaaagaaaaaatCGACGTGTCTATAG GACAATGCCCTGGAGAATTCTCCAATCAGATGGCTGTACCTGGACAAGTGCAGTGTAGCTTCAATGGTGTGTACCCAAAGGCCATGATAAACTGGTATCATTATGACAAGAACCTGACTTCCAACTCTACAACCACCAGCCTGGAGAACTCTGATGGAACGTTCAACATCACAAGTGTCCTCAACACCCAGGACAAACATAAGAGATATAACTGCTCACTGTGGTCACTCAAACACGGACGATACAGTGATCAAGAGATTGAAGTGGAAGATCAAGCTAAGTCCAGTCCTGTTAGCGGGATCAGCACAGAACTTTGTTTATCATGGGCTCTTATCTTTCTCAGCCTGATGTTTTCATCGAGAGCCTGTTTGTCATTATAA